In the genome of Mangifera indica cultivar Alphonso chromosome 9, CATAS_Mindica_2.1, whole genome shotgun sequence, the window TAATAAGTACATGACCCCTGATGCTATAGTCTTTCATATAACTGGTCAAATGCAttgcattattatataattggttGCTGGTAGTCGCAACTCCAACATGGTGACCATTACAAAAGTTAAGAAGCATAGTGAATAGACCCATCTTATTTTTAACCACTCCTTGAGACAAGCTTCAAAACCAATAATGATCATATTGACACATTCTATTCTCCACCCTCGTAACCCCCTAAGGCCTTCATTACTTCTTACAAACTTCTCACCAGAAGATGTTTCAATATTTCTCTTCCCCAGCCAAAAGAGCTCAGTGAAACTGTATCAAAAGACATCAAGCAAAACATATGTGATTATGAAACTAGATACAGAATGTGAATATAAGGGTcactaaacaaagaaaaaagccTAACATATCTGACATGCTGATTGGTTATAAGCaaatggaaagaaaagaaagaaaaataattactgTTTTCaatgcattaaaatttgaaagattgtTTTGTAGCTCTAACTTCTATCTTTAGGTACAAAATTAAGACAACATTTTGTGTGTGGATTTTTTATCAAGAGAAAATGTAAAAGGTGAGTAGTTAGTCCTCTTTAGATATCATACCTACAATACGAAGATCTAAAGCACAAAAAGAATTCACCCAGTCTTGAGCCTAGGCCAAAAGCCCCCCAGTGAAGACAGAAAATGACAAGAGAAATCATATTACTTCTACATCTTCCATATTTTCCAATGGAAAAAAACTCTGATAAATGTAAAGGCTCTTGATTTACATAAATTCACGAGTCATAACTGGAACAAAGGTATGCAATTACGTTTAAAGCATATGCATGAACTCATGCACACTGATGAACACATTTATTCATTAACGAAGTACTAAATACTCACTTCTGTAGTAGCAAGTGCCCGCAAAAAGGCAAGGCCACCAATGctccaacaaaataaaattcaacacTGAGAAGACCTCAAAGTTGGAGTTTGAACATGGTAGCAAAAGAATGCAGCTACTTCAACCAGAATCATTCTCAATAACTTCAAgaacaacaaaatatataaattagaataGAGAAACttataaaagttaaaagttgtattttttaattatattaaaaagaaaataagtaatTCAAAGCCAGATCAGTATTAGCTGACATCTTACCAGCTATGATTTCAACTGATATCACACAAAATAACGACTGGCCCAGATAGACTGTCCATGATATTGCTCAGGCAGAGCAAACCGCTGGTTTCCATTAACGAGTTGTTGCTGCTGTTGCTGCAGCTGCTGATCATTCTGTAATTTTAGATGCTCAAGAGTCTGGAAATCCTGCCAACCCTTCTGCTTTTCAACCTGGAACTGCATTGCTGGAGATTGTTTTCCAGGAAAAGGAAAGCTGACTGTCCCAGTCATACCATTACTGTTACCAATATACTGAGGGTTTGCATGCAATGGATAATTGATGGAACTAAGGCCTCCTGTTGAAGATGGCAACTGATATCCATCCAACCAGCTGTAATCATCCATTAGAGGATTCTCACTGGTCAAGTCTGAACCTAGAGTTGGTAGAGTCACTTGTTTGGTTGGAACAGGACTGAAGCCAGGTGGAGGTCCAAGATACCGAACTGGGCGGCTAACTGGATTTTTCCTCTGGCCTGCTGGCAAAGCTGATGAAGCTTTTACAGCCAAACTGTCAAAAGCCACTCCAGAAGATGCAACTGCATCAATCTTGGGTGGAATCATAGCTTCTGGCCCTTTCAAATGACTGTAGAACAAACTACTAGAACTAGCATTAACAGATTGTTGAATTGGAACCAGCCCTACCGCTGGAAGCGAAACACCCATATTTTCCTGCAAATCATGTTTCAAGACATGCCCATTTTCTGTGACCCTCAAACCTTTAAAGCTATTATCAAGAGAAGCCTCTTCTTCCATTAAACGGTTTGAAGTATGCAATTGAAATGGCTGGCACTGCTGAGGTAGGATACTAGCAACAGATACAGGATCTTGTGAACTATTATCAAGAGTAATAGCTGGCTGACAAAGGTTAGCTATAGGAGCCGAAACAGGACCACTGTACAATTGCAGGTCACCAGCGGATGCACTATGACCAGGCTTCAAGCCATCAAAGGTCATCTGGTTTGAGCCAATCACATCAGCTCTCTTCTCTGTCACTACTGGCTTAAAAACAATCACTTCATCCTCCTCCCCATCCACGTAAAGCTGTGGGTTCACATGCACAACACCcaaattcatctttttctcaGTTTGATTTTCTCCTATTATATCATTTGATTTGGACATGTTTGTGTAGGAGCTGAACGTTACATCATCCAAAGGCTCAACACCAATAACAAATTTCTTCGCCCTTGAATCAAAAAATACTGTCTTTTGGTCAATGGTAACTACGGTTGCCAAAGCCTTCCCAGCAGCTAGAATCCTTTTCATACGAGCTTTCCTTTCCTTATTGCCATCACCTCCAAAGGAGCGTTTCCGTGAAAAATCCAAGATAGTCTGTGCAGGAAGAAGAGGTAAGAATCCTCTCAACTCAAAGTCCTCCCACAATGCCAGTCGGTTTTCAGTTTCCCCTTCATCATACCTGCTCATGTTGAAAAAACAAGTCatgtcttcatcatcatccatGGACATTGGCCCAAGTGACAGCATCTTATTCAGGAAGGATATGCACTGATTCCAAAAATGTGTTCGGACAGTTGCCTGCTTCTCATCATCATCACTGCCTAAAGCAATCTCTGGACAGCAAGCCAACCACTCAACAAAGACCAGAACACCAGGTAACAGAATACTTGAAGATGGATCCCTCAGCTGAGTACATCTCTTCATTACATGCCCCATTAACTCATACACTGCAGTGAAAGCATTCTGAAGAAGTGCGGCACGCTGTACGATTTCTGCATAAGTCTGATTTTCACTTTCCTTCTTCAAATTATGAACTGTGAATACAAGGATGGAGATAAGCCTAACAAAAAAAAGAGCATTCTCAGCTGCATCTGATCCAAAGCTCAGCTCCTCCTCTGGTCCAGATGAAAGAAGATCACATAATCCACTACTAACAAAAGCAAGAACATCTGCAAATGTCTCAAGACTGAGCAGAAAAAGTTCAAGTAAGGACAATATCAAAAATCAGGGAATACtgtataatataaacaaatctaGATTTCCAAAGTCTAAATACCTTGTACGAG includes:
- the LOC123225556 gene encoding protein SMG7-like; translated protein: MMIVQMDKMSAPSSRELVQRLYEKNIELENKRRKSAQARVPSDPNAWQQMRENYETIILEDYAFSEQHNIEFALWQLHYKRIEELRAHYSAAISATSSNTSLGVKVPARPDRVPKIRLQFKTFLAEATGFYHELILKIRAKYGLPLGYFSEDSENRITMDKDGKKHAELKKGLVSCHRCLIYLGDLARYKGLYGEGDSKSREYAAALSYYLQSASLVPSSGNPHHQLAILASYSGDELTVVYRYFRSLAVDTPCTTARDNLIVLFEKNRQIYSQMFRDVKLSTAKEHRRKGRGKSEAKLASKDTDVEPISVKESVPSIQEKLKSFCTRFVRVNGILFTRTSLETFADVLAFVSSGLCDLLSSGPEEELSFGSDAAENALFFVRLISILVFTVHNLKKESENQTYAEIVQRAALLQNAFTAVYELMGHVMKRCTQLRDPSSSILLPGVLVFVEWLACCPEIALGSDDDEKQATVRTHFWNQCISFLNKMLSLGPMSMDDDEDMTCFFNMSRYDEGETENRLALWEDFELRGFLPLLPAQTILDFSRKRSFGGDGNKERKARMKRILAAGKALATVVTIDQKTVFFDSRAKKFVIGVEPLDDVTFSSYTNMSKSNDIIGENQTEKKMNLGVVHVNPQLYVDGEEDEVIVFKPVVTEKRADVIGSNQMTFDGLKPGHSASAGDLQLYSGPVSAPIANLCQPAITLDNSSQDPVSVASILPQQCQPFQLHTSNRLMEEEASLDNSFKGLRVTENGHVLKHDLQENMGVSLPAVGLVPIQQSVNASSSSLFYSHLKGPEAMIPPKIDAVASSGVAFDSLAVKASSALPAGQRKNPVSRPVRYLGPPPGFSPVPTKQVTLPTLGSDLTSENPLMDDYSWLDGYQLPSSTGGLSSINYPLHANPQYIGNSNGMTGTVSFPFPGKQSPAMQFQVEKQKGWQDFQTLEHLKLQNDQQLQQQQQQLVNGNQRFALPEQYHGQSIWASRYFV